A window of the Syntrophothermus lipocalidus DSM 12680 genome harbors these coding sequences:
- the rpsB gene encoding 30S ribosomal protein S2 translates to MKQLLEAGVHFGHQTRRWNPKMAPYIYMERNGIYIIDLQQTVKKFEEAFDFVRSMVSEGKTILFVGTKKQAQETIKDEATRCGMFYVNQRWLGGMLTNFKTIRKRVYRLKELEKMEEEGAFELLPKKEVARLRAEREKLERFLRGIKDMDELPGAVYVVDPRKEKIAVAEARKLKIPVIGIVDTNCDPDEIDYIIPGNDDAIRAVKLITSKIADAVLEGKQGEQASA, encoded by the coding sequence ATGAAACAGTTGTTGGAAGCCGGCGTTCACTTCGGTCATCAGACCCGACGCTGGAACCCCAAAATGGCTCCGTATATTTATATGGAACGCAACGGGATTTACATCATCGATTTGCAGCAAACAGTCAAGAAATTTGAAGAAGCTTTTGATTTCGTTAGAAGCATGGTTTCAGAAGGGAAGACCATACTGTTTGTCGGTACCAAAAAGCAGGCCCAGGAAACCATCAAAGACGAAGCTACCCGTTGCGGGATGTTTTACGTGAACCAGCGATGGCTTGGGGGGATGCTCACCAACTTCAAGACCATCCGCAAACGTGTATATCGCCTTAAGGAACTGGAAAAAATGGAAGAAGAAGGTGCTTTCGAGCTACTTCCGAAGAAGGAAGTTGCTCGTTTGAGGGCGGAGCGGGAAAAGCTGGAGCGTTTCTTGAGAGGCATCAAGGACATGGATGAATTGCCCGGGGCTGTTTATGTAGTTGATCCTCGCAAAGAGAAGATCGCGGTTGCCGAGGCCAGGAAGCTCAAAATACCGGTAATAGGTATTGTTGACACCAACTGTGACCCGGACGAGATCGATTACATTATACCTGGCAACGATGACGCCATTAGAGCGGTGAAGTTAATAACGTCAAAGATCGCCGATGCGGTGCTCGAAGGGAAACAGGGAGAACAGGCGAGTGCTTAA